The DNA sequence AATTTGATCGAGAAAGCCCTTTCCCCATTTCTTGACAAGACAGACACCGCGTCATTGAAGGTAGGGTCGTTGGCGAAGCTCAAAGATGATCATTTGCCGAGCGACTTCAGCACTTCTACTGACGGGGCAAAAAATGTTGCGCCAGTCACGGCTTGGGTGAAATCCATCAAATGATCATGTAACCCATCACCAGCAGTGCCAAGCATACGCTGCAACATCTTTTCTGGGATGTCGAGGTTTCTCGTGTAGGCGATAAAAAAGAGGCCAGATTCTGATACGGTGCCGTACGGGAAGCTGTGACGAACGATTTCGAGTTCTTCGCCACGCTCTTCCATGACGACACGGCTGATGTGGGCGGTCGCAGGTTTACGTTTCTCTGACAATTCTTTGCTATCCTTTTTCTTACGTCCGACCGCGCCTTCTTGCTCTTGGAGTGGGGTCGTTGCCCACTTCTTCAAGTTATGTACATAGCGCTGAGTGAAGACATAACTGCCTCCAGCGAAAGCGGCGTCTTCTTTGCCAATCAGGGCAACCTCAGTGCGGTCTTTGTTGCCTGCCGGATTCTCGGTGCCATCAATGAAGCCAGTAAGATCTCGCGAGTCGAGATATTGAAAACCGTGGACTTCGTCCATCACTTCGACCATGTCGCCAAGTTGCTCGCGCATACGCATAGCGAGTTCAAAGTTGAGATCATGGCGCTTGGAAAGGATATGGAACAGGAGATCACCGCCAGTGCTCGGCGCTCTGAGACTGCCATTTGTAATCGCGGTGAACGGGCGAAGTTTTGCCGGGCGTTTCTGGGGTGAAATCGTCTCCCAGAACCGAGAACCAAAACTCACCGTGCAAACAAGTTTTGCCCGTGGATCGAGCGCAGCGATTTTCGTGGTGAGGGTAGGGGTACTTGCGGCGACTTTGGCCACGGCTTTGCCATTGGTGGCAAGGTCGCGGACGCGCAACACAAGAAAGAGGGCATTGGGGCTTGGAGCTGGCACAATCCCGGCTTGGGGCTGGGGCATATAACAACCTCCTCAACTGATGAGTTATCGTTCGACAGTGGCAATCGCTTCCTCCGCTGTGGCCACGACGCTGTACACATCACGAAATCGTTCGTGGATGAAGGCTTCGGCGAACCCACGTGCGAACTGTTGTAACAGGCCGTCAAAGTACCCATCGGTATTCACGAAGACAATGGGCTTATGATGAAACCCGAGTTGCTTGAAGGAGATCATTTCAAGAATCTCTTCTAACGTGCCAAAGCCACCGGGAAGCGCAATGTACGCATCGCCAAATTCGTCGAGACCACGCTTCCGCGAGCGCATGTCGTCAACCGAATGCATCTCGTGGCCGTCTTGGGCGTATCCTTTCTCGATGAACTCGCTGAGAATGACCCCACGAACTTTGCCGCCGTGGGTCAGCGCGGACTGCGCAAGTGCACCCATGAGACCGATATTGCCGCCACCGTAGACCAATGTGTGCCCGCGCTGAGCAATCAAGCGGCCCATGTCGGTTGCAACGTCAAGATATTTCCGTGCGACACGTTTGCTTGACGCACAGTACACAGTGAGAGAAAGCGAACGAGCTGGTGTGGGAGAGAGCATAGGCTTCAATTTCATCAATGAAAAATTAAAAATTAAAAATGAGCAAAGAGGAAAGAAACGGTTTGCTCTCTCCATTTTGCATTTTTAATTTTGCATTTCTTCTAGAGTCCCTTTACGACCTCGTCTACGGCACTCCATTCAACGATCGGTGTCAGTCGTCGTTTGGGAATAAGACCCTGCGCTACCAAGGTGGCGAACGGCACAAAAGTCTTGGCGTGATCCTGAATGTCGAGGATCAGAATCATTTTCGGTTCTTCGTTAGAGGCCCAAGGGCCAGCCTTCAGCGTCACTCCCGGTGGAAATCCACTCTTACCCGAGAGTACGTCCTTGAACATGGCCTGTATTTTCTTGGCATTTTTCGGTGGTGAGACGTTCAACCAAATTTCATCAAGATACAGCGGCATAGGGTAGCCCTCCTTTTGGGTTGACCTTTGCTCTCTCCTACGCGCGGCATAGCATAATGCGCGCGCCGTCAAAAGAGGAATCGTCTTGATGGATACCTTTTGGTAAACAAGTGCTTTATAACCCGCAAGCCAACAAATAGGGGGGACAGGTGAGTGCATTCTTTTCGTCACTGTTACCGGGTCTTGCCGTGATTTTGGTCGCCGTAACTTTGGTGTGGCTGCTGAGTCTCGTCAAACGCGACGTCAGTATTGTCGATATTTTCTGGGGCCTCGGCTTCGTGATACTCAGCTGGTTCTATCGCTCGCTCGGACCAGAACTCACCGATCGTCATTGGGTGTTGTTGATCGTAGTGACCATATGGGGATTCCGCCTCGCGCTGCATTTGCTCTGGCGCAACTGGGGACACGAGGAGGATGCACGTTACCAAGTGATGCGAAGCTATCGCGGAGCCAACTTCTGGTGGATGAGCCTCTTTACCATTTTCTTTCTCCAAGGGGTTTTGCTGTGGCTGATTGTCATGCCGCTGGCGGTCGTGCAACTCAATGTTGGCCCTCCGTTGTGGCGCTGGACCGATGTGCTGGGGTTGTTGTGTTGGAGTATCGGCTTCTTTTTTGAGACCGTTGGTGATTGGCAACTTGCTCGTTTCAAGGCCAACCCTGCCAATCGCGGACGCGTCATGAATACCGGGCTGTGGGCCTATACGCGGCATCCGAACTACTTTGGGGATGCAATGGTGTGGTGGGGGCATTTTCTCTTGGCATTTGCGGTTCCTGGTAGCCTGTGGACAATTTTTAGCCCCGTACTGATGACTGTTCTGCTGCTGAAGATTTCGGGTGTGGCGCTGCTTGAACAAACGATCACCGAGAGGCGCCCCGCCTATCGTGACTACATTCTGCAGACCAATGCGTTTCTGCCGTGGTTTCCGAGACGCAGTTCGTCATGAGTTGCGCATGCACTCTATACCGGCGGAGACCGGGGTTTTCCCGCATGGACACCGCAAACACGCCTCTGCTACAACTTCTCCTCTCTCGCAAGAGAAAAGGGAGAAAACTATGGGGAAAAAAGCACTGCTTGTTGGTATTAATCGTTACAAGATTCCGGGCGCTGATCTGCGCGGGTGCGTCAACGACGTGAAGAATATGCAGGCCGTATTGACCCAGATGTATGGCTTCGCCAGCAAGGATATTGCCGTGTTGACTGACTTCGCCGCGACCAGCAAAGCGATGGCGGCCGCTGTCAGCAAGCTTATCCGCGATGCGCGCAAAGGGGACGTCCTGTTGCTTCATTATTCTGGGCACGGCTCAAACGTGCCTGATGCGAATGGCGACGAAGCTGACCGGCGAGACGAAATTCTCTGTCCGACAGATTTGGATTGGAAGAAGCCATTTTTGGATGACTGGTTGCGCACAACGTTGGATGGTCTTCGTGCAGGGGTGAGCTTGACGGTCATCATGGATTGCTGCCATTCGGGTTCGATTACTCGTGTGCTCGTGCCCCCTGATGCGCCGCGTATTGCTCGGTACCTGCCGAGTCCTTGGGATTTGGTTGCGACGGAATCGGGGCGTAAGTTGCGCGGTCGGGTACAAGGGAGCCTGCGGGCTTCAACCACGACTGCTCGCAAGAAGAAAGATGTGGTTAATGTGAAGATCCCCGAATTGTTGATCACTGGTTGTCGTGATACGCAAACCTCAGCCGATGCGCATATTGGTGGAGCCTTCAATGGGGCTCTCACTTATTGTTTGGTAGAAACGCTGAAAAATGCTGGCGGGAATATTTCCTACCGCAAACTGCACGAACAGACACTGAAACGGCTGAAACAGGGCGGGTTCGATCAAGTGCCGCAACTCGAAGGCCTGGGCACGAAGTTCGATCGTCCGTTCTTTTCTCCTGAACCGTAGCGGAGCCGCAAGCCGGTCTGCCCGACGAACGATTCGGGAGAGGTTGCACGCATAGAAAGAGTGGGGAACGCTGAAGCTTGTTTCTGTGAGCCCAAGTATGGTAGGACGCAACACAGAAAACTACACCAAGTAAAAAGGGAGGATGTTATGGGCCGAGCATATAACGTCATTGATTCCGATGGCCATGTACTAGAGCCACCGAATTTTTTCGTCGATTACCTTGATCCGCAATTTCGTGACCGTGCACCGCAACTCAAAGTGGATAAAGACGGTAAAGAGCGCTTGCTGATCGAAGGCAGGATGATTGGTGGGGCGAAAGGGCTGGGCTTTGCCGGTGCGATTGGTGCTCGCCAGGGGGTGACAAGCCAGGACATTCGCTATATCGAGGGCCGCAAAGGTGGATTCGATCCCCATGCCCGTATTCCTGATCTCGACCTCGATGGGATCGACGCAGTATTTCTCTATCCCACACTAGGACTGCTGTCCGGTGCAATCCAAGACCCGCCACTTGCCGCTGCGGTGTGCCGTGCCTACAACCGCTGGCTGGCGGACTATTGCAAACCGTATCCCGATCGTCTCTTTGGGGTGGCGATGCTGCCGATGCAATCGGTTGATCTGGCCATTGAAGAGATGAAGTATGCACGTAACCAGTTGGGCATGCGGAGCGGCTTCCTGCGACCGAATCCGTATAACAACCGCATGCTGAGTGATCCGTCGTATGACCCGTTCTGGACGCTGGCGCAGGATCTCGACTTTGCCATTGGTATTCATGAAGGCACTGGTGGCATGCCGGCTGTAGGTGTTGAGCGCTTTGAGAGCCCAGGCGCGAAACACATTGTGTCGCACACCGTCGAGATGATGCTCGCGAGCTTAAGCGTGATTTGGGGTGGCGTATGTGAACGCTTTCCGAAAGTCCGTTTCGCATTTCTTGAATCTGGTGGGGGATGGATTGCGCCGTGGCTCGATCGTATGGATCGGCACTTTGATGACCATGGTGTGTTCAATGACACGACGCTGAAGATGATGCCAAGTGAATATTTCAAGCGCCAGTGCTGGATCGCTTTCGAGCCCGTAGAAGGAAGTCTTGGCGTGCTTGCGGATTATCTTGGTCCAGACCGGATCCTCTGGGCCACTGACTATCCGCATCCAGATGGTTTTTTTCCTGGTGCACCCAAAATGATCGCTGATAAACTGCCAGAGAAGTATCGTCGGAAAGTGCTGGCTGAGAGTGCAACTCAGTTGTACAAGTTGAATTAAGACGATTTGCGGGTACTTGCCCCGTTCATGCTTCGACTTACTCAGCACGAACGGGGTGTTTGACCTCTGCTCGTTTCTTTCTGTCCCTCTTTGCTTCCCTTGCCTCCTTCATCTATAACCGGCGCAGCACGTCCAGCAGAGGAGGGGATATGCTCGTGCGACTGATCGTTGTTGTGACATGCCTAACGCTGGGATATCAACCTACGCTCGCTTGGGCGCAAAACCCTTCTCGCGATGGCAGGACGTGGAAGACCGTTGCCGAGCTATCACCTCAAGAGCGAGAGCGTATCGACCTGTCGACTGATACGCCACGTCACTCTCAGTTTCCGTATCTGCCAGCCGAGCCCTATCCGTTTGCCCCACCGTACACCGCTGAAGAAATGGGCTTTCGCTCGATGGAGTTTCCTCACCAACCGCGCTGGTCCTGTGTCTATGCCGATGCTGGAGCGACCATCGACCATTGGGGACACCTTATCGTTCAAAGTAAGACTGTGGGGTTGGTCGCATACCACGGCACAGAAGGATTAAAGACCGAGATCTACGATACCGCTCCTGGCGACAGCTTTGTGACCTCACTGTCGCAAGACATCGCTCCAGCCGAGAAGTATGGCAATCAGTCGCTGTTCTCGCGTTATCGCACCGATAAGACGTTCACCAAGAAGATTGACATGTTCGTGTACACCAACGGGCTCAGGCGTGTCCGACGACAGCCACAACCCCGTCGCAGTGACCGTTTCCCGAATCAGGCATTTACGTTTGATGACACGTTTGGCCGAGATGCCTGGGAGTGGTCATGGCGTATTATTGGCACCGACGTGCTTCATCAGACGCTACGGTTTCCTAAGATGAGGAAGTCGATCACGCTTACCGACGCAAACGGGCAGTTACACGATACCCCAGTGAGTGAGATCAGGCCGATGGGGAAAGGGTATACCGGTTACACCGCCGATGGTGGGGTGCCGTGCTATGTTGTCGAAGCGAAGGTGCGAGAAGACTGGCTCCCTGGATACTACGCGCCGCGAATTCTCTATTGGCTTGATCAACAGGCATTCTATCCGTTGCGGATTGAAGAGTACGATCGTGAAGGGAAACTCATCTTCATTGAAACGCGCGTGGCGGAGTTTCGTAATCCCGCACTGAAAGAGCAAGGGTACGGCATGCAAATGGATTTGTACTGGGATGTCACGACTGATTTGATGACGTATTCAACCCATGATGGCCATCAGTTACGAGAATGGACCGACGACGATCGCAAGTCGTATTTCAATCCAGACTTTCTGCGGCGCGTGTGGTTCATTGGTGGCGTGAAAAGTCAGGCAGATGTGAGTACGCCAGAAGAGTTTTTCTTACGCCCGGCGTTGCTCGAAGGCCGTTTCCCTGATGAGCGGAACATTGAGTTACCTGCGGATCTGCGTGCGCGGATTAACGCACAAGAGAAAGCAGGGCAGTTGGTCTTTAGTGAAGAACGGGTGGATCGGTAAAGGATATTATCTATGACAGAGTCAGTACTATTAAGCGAAAGAGACGCCGGTATGGTGACCCTCACATTGAACCGTCCGCATGCGATGAATGCGCTGTCACATGAACTCCGACAAGCCATCGTCCAGACGTTCCATGAGTTACAAGCCGATGCAGACGTGCGCGTTGTGATTTTGACTGGCGCAGGTAAAGCCTTCTGTGCAGGTCTCGATCTCAAAGAGCTTGGACAAACCGGGCTCCCCGCGGTGGGAGCGCGTGGAGCGGTCGGTGGGGACAATGACATCATTCAGGCAATGGCTCAATTTGATCGCCCAATTATTGGCGCGATTAACGGTGTGGCAATTACTGGTGGTTTTGAACTTGCTCTGGCGTGCGACATTTTGGTAGCGTCGAGCGCTGCGCGGTTTGCTGACACGCACGCTCGCGTGGGCGCGATGCCAGGCTGGGGGTTAAGCCAAAAACTGTCCCGCCTTATTGGTATCTACCGTGCGAAAGAATTGTCGCTGACCGGAAACTTCCTGTTGGCCGAGAAGGCTGGAGCCTGGGGATTGGTGAATCGTGTCGTTGCTCCTGAAGACTTGCTTCCGACCTGTCGGCAATTGGCAATGGATATTCTTTCGTGTGTACCGGAGATGGTGCGAAACTTGAAGCGAGTTATTGATGACGGGTATGCGCAAACCTTTAGCGAGGGCATGCAGATTGAATATGAAGCCTGGCGATCTCACAGCCGTACCCTCAATCCTGAGGAATTCGCGGCACGCCGAGTGGCCGTACAGCAACGGGGGCGGAACCAAACGTCATGAGCATCTCAATGAGAAACAGAGAGTGATATATCGGTGAGGAGAGAAGGTCCTCGCCCGCTATCCCTACTGAAAAATCCATCTTTTGCCGGTAATTTTTGCGGATTTTTCCCTTGCCTGTTGCAGACGGCTTGTAGTAAGGTTTCATCTGCGTACTTTCTCGGGGCATATCACGGACCAAAGAGACTCAGCATTTGGGACTCCGAAACAAAATCAATTGTTTCACGGCAAGCGTCGCTGTTGTGATAGAATCGACTGTCACGAAGCAGAGGATGATAGCGATGAATATGTACCGGACTTGGGCCAAAACTTCTTCTTATTTCATGTTAGTGTTTGTCATCCTGCTACTGAGCGCACGCGAGGGGGCTGCTCTACAAACGACCACCGTGCCGGAGCCAGAGCCACGAACGATAGAGGAAGGGGTCGAAGAAATCTTTCCTTGTTGTCGTCTCGATGCGTCGGCCTACCCAGGAATTGGAACGTTCGGATTCGAAAATCGCATGGCCCGTTCCTTTACCGCCTGGTTAGGGAATGATGTTGCATGGTGGGGAAACGGTATCCCGAAACGATTGGCAATTTGCTGTTGTCCGATCTTGCCAGTTCCGCGAACCTGCTACGTGCGAGTCAGCCGCCGGAAGATGTTTCTGTTCCCCAGGTTGAAGATCCTGAGTCGGCTAGCCTGTGGGAGCCGATTTGGGGAGTTCCTTCGCTTTGTTGTCAGCACACGCCCGCTCTATCGCGAACCACCACTCCGCCATTGGTCGAAACACCACCTAGAGTAAGTACGGCCAGAGTACACCGTACCTCGTCACTGAGACGGGAACGGATACCTGCACCAGCGACCGCATCATGGACGGTCAATTCCCTGCCGGAGCCTCTGTATATGCTGCTGCTCGGTTCTGGACTGTTCTGCCTTGGGATCCTGCGTAATCGTGCCAAGAAGGCATGACCACGCAATGATGGTTGTCCCCATCATGTAGAGTGTTTACAATTTTCGCCGTCCCCCGCCTTCTTTTTTACCCACCACAGTGAATGAAGGCCCTCCATAGACAATGGCAAGAGGGCTGATTATGCTCCCACCTAACTGTACAGAAGGAGGTGGGCCATGCCAGCACGCAAACCTGAAGAGTGTGACACGTTGCTTTGTGAGGCGCTGAACCGTGGAGATTTGGAAGCCGCGGTCGCCTTATACGAACCCACGGCCACTTTTGTTGCCGCACCAGGAAAGATACTCACCGGACACGCTGGAGTGCGTGAATCGATGCAAGGGTTTCTTGCCATTAAGCCCAAATTCACTATTAGTGTGAACGCGGTGGAGAATGGAGATATTGCTGTCCTCCGCTCGAAGTGGAATGTGAATGGTACTGGAGCCGATGGCAAACCAGTGGCGATGTCAGGCAATGGCATTGAAGTCGTCCGTCGCCAGTCTGATGGAACGTGGAAGTTTATCATCGACAACCCGAACGGAGCGGATTAAGCTTCCGCTAATGCAAAATTAAAAATGCAAAATGTAAAATGAAGATAACGATAGGATGAATACTTCTTTTTCCGTTTTCCATTTTTAATTTTGCATTCTTCATTTTTCATTTGCTTTCATGAGTTGGCAGCGCGAAATCGATGGTATCGAGCGACGCAAGCAGCTTGCGCAGGAGCACGGCGGCGCTGAGGCGGTGACGCGTCAGCATGAGCAAGGTCGCCTCACTATCCGTGAGCGTGTTGTTGGACTTATCGATGCGGCTTCCTTCCGCGAACAGGGGCCCATTGCTGGACATGCAGACATCGATGAGCAGGGGCAAATCCACACCTTTACGCCAGCGAACTATGTGTTAGGTGTTGGCAAGATCGATGGGCGATTGTGTGTGGTTGGTGGCGAGGATTTCACTGTCCGTGGTGGATCGCCGTCGCCTGCCGGATTACGCAAGAGTGTGTTTGCTGAAGAAATGGCGTTGCGATATCGCCTACCGTTGATTCGCTTCCTCGAAGGTGGTGGCGGCAGTGTTCCACGTGGCGATGGCAAAAGTGGTGGTGGCGGTGAGGCCGTGAATGCCCCGCCGCGCTTCATGTCGATCATGCAAGTCATGGGAACCGTGCCAGTTGTGTCAGCCGCGATGGGCGCTGTCGCTGGTTTGCCCGCGGCACGGTTGGTTGCCTCGCATTTCTCCATCATGACCAAACACACCTCGCAAGTGATGATTGGCGGTCCGGCGTTAGTGGAGCGTGCGTTTGGCCGACGTCCGACCAAAGAGGAACTGGGCGGACCAGACGTTCATTTGCGCAGTGGCGTTGTTGACAATGTCGCTGATGATGAGGGGGGTGTGTTCGTGCAGATTCGCCGCTTCCTGAGTTATCTGCCGACTAATGTGTGGGAGGCAGCACCGATAACACTCAGTGATGATAGCCGTGATCGGCAAGCACCAGAACTATTATCAATTATCCCCCGCAATCGTCGTCGTGCCTATGCCATGCGTCGACTTATTGAATATGTAGTCGATCGGGATTCCTTCTTTGAATTGGCCGCTTTGTATGGGCCGTCGCAGATTACAGGCCTAGCCCGACTCAATGGCCATGCGGTGGGCATCTGGGCCAATGATCCTGCGTGGTATGCGGGGTCGATGACCGCTGATGGTGCACAGAAAGTGCGACGTTTTATTGACCTGTGCGATACCTTCCACCTCCCGATTGTTTGCTTCGTTGATGAGCCTGGCTTCATGATTGGTCCTGAGGCTGAGCAAACCGCGACCATTCGTCACGGTACAGCGACGCTCTTTGCCGTGATGCAATCCACGGTGCCGTGGGCATCAGTGATCGTACGCAAAGTCTATGGCGTTGCTGGTGCTGCGCATTTTGGTCCTGGGGGTATGGTGTTTGCCTGGCCCTCAGCGGAAAGTGGCGCGTTACCACTGGAAGGTGGCGTAGCGGTTGCTTACCGCCGTGAGATCGAATCTGCACCTGATCCTGAAGCCAAACGACGAGAGATCGAAGAACGCTTAGCAAGCCAGCGCAATCCGTATGCAAAAGCTGAGGCGTTCGGAGTAACCGACCTCATCGACCCCCGCCACACCCGACCGACGCTCTGTGATTGGATTGACTTGACCCAACCTCAGCTGCAAACCCATCGCGGTCCGCGGGCGTATACGATGAGACCGTAGATATGTGAAAAATAAAGGGAATCGCCTCGAAATACTAATTGCAAACAAATTAGGAGTAAATTAGTATTTCGAGGTATGGACATTCCCGTTCGACCGCCAACATTGGCGGATGTCTTCAAAAACATTGAAGATCCAGTTCATGCGCGAAGGTTTGCCGAGGTTCTTACCCGTCGCATCGGTGCTGCGCCTAGCGGCAAATATCGCCATTGGGACACGTTACGACACATTCAACCGCCAGAAGGGCTCTCTTCGGATGAGTGGTGGGCTGGCGTAAAATTCGCCCGCTATTCGTCTCGCCGAGAAGTGCCCTTGTTTAAGGATAAGAACGGGCGCGCTTTTTTCTACACGCTCGCCGATCCGGTGCTGGAAATGTTGCATGAGATCGATCGAGACGCGAGTGGACACATCTCTGTCGATGGTCAGATTGCTAACCCGCAGACAAGAGGTCGCTACATCCAGAACTCGCTCATTGAAGAGGCGATTACCTCAAGCCAGCTTGAATGAATTTCGCCCTGATAGAGAGTAGGGGAGCCATGAACAATTAGTGAGTGGGCTTTATACGGTCAAGTATGTCGTCACGAAGTTTTAAAGAGAAGCTGATCAACTCTTCCAGTGAAATTGTACGGATCATCCGTGGCAAAATTGCGAGCTGCGCGACCTCGGCAATGAGTGAAGCCCAGACAAACGGGTCCAAGCCCGTATCTTTTTGCTGACCCAGGCGGAGGAGTTCGAAAATATCGAACTGATGCTCCTTCTGAATGAAGAAAAGGTCGACGTAGTCTTTGGCGTCAAGCCGTCCCAAGATGGCGCACACTTTATTGACAGCGATGTTGTTCATCGAATCAATCATCAACGCATCGATGGATGCTGGTTCACCGACACGAAAAGAGACATCGACCACGAAATCCACTTTGAGTTCTCCGTTGAGTTCGTAGCGAAGAAACCCTGGGCTTCTTTGTAACGCTATGACACTGAGGCCCAGGCGGTCTGCGGTCATGCGCATGAGTTCCGGGATGCTATCGAGGGAATTTTGATGGGTGAAGAAATCCAGATCATCGGAATAGCGATGTTTGAGATAGAATGCGGCCAGAGCTGTTCCGCCTGTCAAATAAAAATGCTCACGGAACCAGGGATCGCTAAAAAGTGCAACCAAAACATTCCGCTGCAAAGAGGTAAGAATGTCGGTGTTTACTGTGTCGTCCATCGTTTGAGTGCGTACTCCCAGCGTGCCTTTATTTCTGAGGGGAGCCGGAGTTGTGCAAAGCTTTGGCGAATTGTGTTGAGGTCGAGATACTGACAGACCTCGTCAAAGCGACATTCGCTGAGAATCCTCTCGATCAGCCAGCGTTTCAAAGGCGAAAGCGCCTCTTGCGCGAGGATCTCCCGGACTTGAGCTTCGTCCAAATCGTAGTCCCACAGAAAGCGCGGCTTTTGCGTACTGTGGGCTGAAGAAGAATCTGCTCTCATCAACAAAACTGTAAGGGAATTGGGTATGCAGGGCAAGTCGGAAGGGCGTAGCATGCTACGCCCCTTGCGAAGATTAGATGGCAATCACAATCTTGCCAAAGTGTGCGGCACTTTCCATGAGTTTGATTGCCTCGCGGGCTTCTTTGAACGGATACACACGATCGATCACTGGCTTGGTCTTGTGGATCGCCATGGCGCGATTCATATCGTCGAACATTTCGCGTGAGCCGACATAGACGCCTTGAAAGCGAATGCCTTTGCGTAACACCGGCATGGGATCAATCTGTCCGCTGAAACCAGTGAGCACGCCAATCAGGCCGATTGAGCCGCCGACCCGGACGGCACGGAACGACTTTTCTAACGTCCCCGGACCACCGACTTCAGAAATATGATCAACGCCAGCACCATCTGTGAGGCGTAACACTTCTTTATCCCAGTCAGGCGTAGTTTTGTAATTGATCGTTGCCCAAGCGCCAAGTTCTTTGGCTCGTGCGAGCTTCTCGTCGCTACTCGATGTGATAATCACTCGCGCGCCAGCCATGACTGAGAACTGCAAGGTGAAAATCGATACACCACCGGTGCCTTGGACCAGAACCGTATCGCCTGCTTTAATTGGACCCTTCGGGAATAAGTCTTGCCATGCTG is a window from the Deltaproteobacteria bacterium genome containing:
- a CDS encoding NAD(P)-dependent alcohol dehydrogenase, producing the protein MKVYEIREPSGIDNLKLADRPDPTPGHGQIVVRVKASSLNYRDYMTVKNGGAMGIQTPRIPCSDGAGEVIKVGPGVTRCKVGDRVASIFFQNWLAGDIQAHHFSSALGGPIDGMLAEQVVLSEEGVVRIPDYMTYEDAATLPCAAVTAWQDLFPKGPIKAGDTVLVQGTGGVSIFTLQFSVMAGARVIITSSSDEKLARAKELGAWATINYKTTPDWDKEVLRLTDGAGVDHISEVGGPGTLEKSFRAVRVGGSIGLIGVLTGFSGQIDPMPVLRKGIRFQGVYVGSREMFDDMNRAMAIHKTKPVIDRVYPFKEAREAIKLMESAAHFGKIVIAI
- a CDS encoding nucleotidyl transferase AbiEii/AbiGii toxin family protein, whose product is MDDTVNTDILTSLQRNVLVALFSDPWFREHFYLTGGTALAAFYLKHRYSDDLDFFTHQNSLDSIPELMRMTADRLGLSVIALQRSPGFLRYELNGELKVDFVVDVSFRVGEPASIDALMIDSMNNIAVNKVCAILGRLDAKDYVDLFFIQKEHQFDIFELLRLGQQKDTGLDPFVWASLIAEVAQLAILPRMIRTISLEELISFSLKLRDDILDRIKPTH